The Serratia rhizosphaerae genome has a segment encoding these proteins:
- a CDS encoding extracellular solute-binding protein: protein MSMRVFAVLVLSALSLGSHAEQLNESYAFALLGDPKYSNDFSHYDYVNPAAPKGGDIRLAAIGSYDNFNRYASRGVPGQRTGELYDPLFATSDDEPASYYPLIAESARYPQDMRWMELNINALARFQDGSPITAADVAFSFNKFMREGVPQFRAYYRGITVKAISRLTVRIEQSRPNRVQMLSLLGLKVLPQSFWQNHKLSEPLSTPPLGSGPYKISDYRIGHSITYQRVRNYWAAGLPVNRGRFNFDTIRYEYYPNEQAALEAFKAGAYDFRPESSPKNWVSQYQGDNVTRGYIVKHNDVSLAAKNARWLAFNITRPPFNDRRVREAITLAFDFDWMNKTLYDNAYQRTDSYFQNTPYAAKGYPNAEELALLAPLKGQVPPEVFTSIYQPPRSDGSGNDRQNLLNAARRLKEAGWAVRNQRLVNVKTGQPLTFELLLPDNSAFQYVQPFQRSLQRLGITMQLREVNTAQYAQRLRKRDYAMVAIVYPAMAYPSADLSFYWGSGKLDAGYNASGVSDPAVDALIAQIVKNQNNPQALLTLGRALDRVLTWNRYMLPMWYSSHVRYAFWDKFSYPAIRPSNDIGLDDWWFDVNKAARLPAQH, encoded by the coding sequence ATGTCCATGCGCGTTTTTGCCGTTCTGGTGCTGTCCGCACTAAGTTTAGGGTCGCACGCCGAACAGCTTAATGAGAGCTACGCATTCGCGCTGCTCGGCGATCCAAAATACTCCAACGATTTCAGCCATTATGACTACGTCAATCCGGCAGCCCCCAAGGGCGGCGATATCCGGCTGGCGGCCATCGGCAGCTATGACAACTTCAACCGCTATGCCAGCCGCGGCGTACCGGGCCAGCGCACCGGCGAACTGTACGACCCGCTGTTCGCCACCTCGGATGACGAACCGGCAAGCTACTACCCGCTGATTGCCGAATCGGCGCGTTATCCGCAGGATATGCGCTGGATGGAGTTGAACATCAACGCCCTCGCCCGCTTCCAGGACGGCAGCCCGATTACCGCCGCCGACGTGGCGTTCAGCTTCAATAAGTTTATGCGCGAAGGCGTACCGCAGTTCCGGGCTTATTACCGGGGCATTACCGTCAAAGCGATCTCCCGCCTGACGGTGCGCATTGAACAGTCCAGACCGAATCGCGTGCAGATGCTCAGCCTGCTCGGCCTGAAAGTACTGCCGCAGAGCTTCTGGCAAAACCATAAGCTCAGCGAACCGCTCAGCACGCCGCCGCTCGGCAGCGGGCCGTATAAAATCAGCGACTATCGTATCGGCCACTCTATTACCTATCAGCGCGTGCGCAATTACTGGGCCGCCGGCCTGCCGGTCAACCGCGGACGCTTCAATTTCGATACTATCCGCTACGAGTACTATCCGAACGAGCAGGCGGCGCTGGAAGCCTTCAAGGCCGGCGCCTATGATTTCCGCCCCGAAAGCTCACCCAAAAACTGGGTGAGCCAGTATCAGGGCGACAATGTCACCCGCGGCTATATCGTCAAACACAACGACGTCAGTCTGGCGGCGAAAAACGCACGCTGGCTGGCGTTCAATATCACGCGGCCGCCCTTCAACGACCGCCGGGTGCGGGAGGCCATTACGCTGGCCTTCGACTTCGACTGGATGAACAAAACGCTCTACGACAATGCTTACCAGCGCACCGACAGCTATTTCCAGAACACGCCATACGCCGCCAAGGGCTACCCGAACGCGGAGGAACTGGCGCTGCTGGCGCCGCTAAAGGGCCAGGTGCCGCCGGAGGTATTCACCAGCATTTATCAGCCGCCACGCTCGGACGGCAGCGGCAACGACCGGCAAAACCTGCTCAACGCCGCCCGGCGGCTGAAAGAGGCCGGCTGGGCAGTCAGAAACCAGCGTCTGGTTAACGTCAAAACCGGCCAGCCGCTGACCTTCGAGCTGCTGCTGCCCGACAACAGCGCCTTCCAATACGTACAGCCGTTCCAACGCAGCCTGCAGCGGCTGGGTATTACTATGCAACTGCGTGAGGTCAATACTGCTCAGTACGCCCAACGCCTGCGCAAGCGCGATTACGCCATGGTCGCGATCGTTTATCCGGCGATGGCATACCCCAGCGCCGATTTATCGTTCTATTGGGGCAGTGGCAAGCTCGACGCCGGCTATAACGCCTCTGGCGTCAGCGATCCGGCGGTCGATGCATTGATCGCGCAGATCGTCAAAAACCAGAATAATCCACAAGCGCTGCTGACGCTCGGCCGCGCGCTGGATCGGGTGCTGACCTGGAACCGCTATATGCTGCCGATGTGGTACTCCAGCCACGTTCGCTACGCCTTCTGGGATAAGTTCTCCTACCCGGCAATCCGCCCGAGCAACGACATCGGCCTGGATGACTGGTGGTTTGACGTGAATAAAGCCGCGCGCCTGCCGGCTCAGCACTGA
- a CDS encoding cyclic di-GMP phosphodiesterase — translation MGLKKAFTRHISHRRRSLVKSCMVALVFFILFSSVTLSLIYHQRAQFHHDLAQRTQRFAVNYLNTLTGVMRNILPLAQENCQAALPDIGYRAAFTPDVRTFLLVKNGIVYCSSATGDMQSTLKSISPEINWHQPLDMKLQAGTPMIPYRSAVMVWLRTPGSNADGVLATLDIHMLPYLLSTPGTKNSGVAVIMGTQALTTFSADLIPLDRLPPYQANRLSIPGYPLALLFYNQKLTGNDIRLTLLAGLVLSLLIGVLCYYAMLLRQSPERALIRGMKRNEFFMEYQPVFHTASNAVSGLEALLRWQHPTEGRIPPDLFIPYAESENLIVPLTRHLFKLIADDAAKLAQALPPGAKLGMNIAPSHLRAPSFHQDVLELLTQLPQHDLTLVFEITERDMVEEDCAQQEFDWLHRQGIEIAIDDFGTGHSALIYLQRFSMDYLKIDRGFVNTIGRDTVTAPVLDAVLTLADKLKMRTVAEGVETTEQVNFLQQRGVSFMQGYYFSKPLKIDDFVDFCQANSVYNCLTGETTGP, via the coding sequence ATGGGGTTAAAAAAGGCATTTACCCGCCATATATCACATCGTCGGCGTAGTCTGGTTAAAAGTTGTATGGTGGCTCTGGTCTTTTTTATCCTTTTCAGCTCGGTAACGCTGTCCCTGATCTATCACCAGCGTGCGCAATTTCATCACGACCTGGCACAGCGCACGCAACGGTTCGCCGTTAATTATTTAAATACCCTGACCGGCGTGATGCGCAATATACTGCCGCTAGCGCAGGAAAACTGCCAGGCGGCCCTGCCGGATATTGGTTACCGCGCCGCGTTCACGCCGGACGTGCGCACTTTTCTGCTGGTCAAAAACGGCATCGTTTATTGTTCATCCGCCACCGGCGATATGCAGAGCACACTGAAATCCATTTCGCCGGAAATTAACTGGCATCAGCCGCTGGATATGAAACTACAGGCGGGCACGCCGATGATCCCGTACCGGTCGGCAGTGATGGTCTGGCTGCGTACCCCCGGCAGCAACGCCGACGGCGTTCTGGCCACGCTGGATATTCATATGCTGCCCTATCTGCTCAGCACGCCCGGCACGAAAAACTCCGGCGTGGCCGTGATTATGGGCACCCAGGCCTTAACCACCTTTTCAGCCGACCTGATCCCGCTGGACCGTCTGCCGCCCTATCAGGCCAACCGGTTGTCGATCCCCGGCTACCCGCTGGCGCTGCTGTTCTATAATCAGAAACTCACCGGCAACGATATTCGCCTGACGCTGCTGGCCGGACTGGTGCTGTCTTTATTGATCGGCGTGCTGTGCTACTACGCCATGCTGCTGCGGCAGAGTCCCGAACGTGCGCTGATACGCGGCATGAAGCGCAATGAATTCTTCATGGAATATCAGCCGGTATTCCATACCGCCAGCAATGCCGTTTCCGGTCTGGAGGCGCTACTGCGCTGGCAACACCCGACAGAGGGCCGCATCCCGCCGGATCTGTTTATTCCCTATGCCGAAAGCGAAAACCTGATCGTGCCGCTGACGCGCCACCTGTTCAAACTGATTGCCGACGATGCCGCCAAGCTGGCCCAGGCGCTGCCGCCGGGCGCCAAACTGGGGATGAATATCGCGCCTTCGCATCTGCGCGCTCCGAGCTTCCATCAGGATGTGCTGGAGCTATTAACCCAGTTGCCGCAGCACGATCTTACGCTGGTATTCGAAATCACCGAGCGTGATATGGTGGAGGAAGACTGCGCACAGCAAGAGTTTGACTGGCTACACCGCCAGGGGATCGAAATCGCGATTGACGATTTCGGCACCGGCCACAGCGCGCTGATCTATCTGCAACGCTTTAGTATGGACTACCTGAAAATTGACCGCGGATTCGTCAATACCATCGGTCGGGACACCGTCACCGCGCCGGTGCTGGATGCGGTGTTGACGCTGGCGGATAAACTGAAGATGCGTACGGTGGCCGAAGGGGTGGAAACCACCGAACAGGTCAACTTCCTGCAGCAGCGGGGGGTCAGTTTCATGCAGGGGTACTATTTCAGCAAGCCGTTGAAAATTGATGACTTTGTTGATTTTTGCCAGGCAAACTCAGTCTATAATTGCCTGACCGGCGAAACCACCGGTCCTTAG
- a CDS encoding TetR family transcriptional regulator produces MSTPRETSAKNTRKNDPEGLKQRIFASALTEFSEAGLKGARLERIAEQADTTKRMVVYHFKNKESLYIAVLEYAYAHIRQDEMALNLATLPPQAAMQRLIEANFDYHIAHPAFIRLVSLENMQRGQYARQSEKLKLLNISALQTLEDILQRGKQQGLFSPKMNARDVHRIISALCFHHAANQYTFDTLFEGNRTAEEKLAHYRQMTVEVVMRYLQCE; encoded by the coding sequence TTGAGTACACCTCGCGAAACATCCGCAAAAAACACCCGCAAAAATGACCCCGAAGGGCTGAAGCAACGTATTTTCGCCAGTGCGCTGACGGAGTTCTCCGAGGCTGGCCTGAAGGGTGCGCGCCTGGAGCGCATTGCCGAACAGGCGGACACCACCAAGCGCATGGTGGTATATCACTTCAAAAATAAAGAGTCGCTGTATATCGCCGTGCTGGAATACGCCTATGCGCATATCCGCCAGGATGAGATGGCGCTCAATCTGGCAACGCTGCCGCCGCAGGCCGCCATGCAGCGCCTGATTGAGGCCAACTTCGACTATCACATCGCCCATCCGGCGTTTATCCGCCTGGTCAGCCTGGAAAACATGCAGCGCGGTCAGTACGCCCGCCAGTCGGAAAAACTGAAATTACTCAATATCAGCGCACTGCAAACGCTGGAGGATATTTTACAGCGGGGCAAACAACAGGGATTATTTTCCCCTAAAATGAATGCACGTGATGTGCACCGTATTATCAGCGCGCTGTGTTTTCACCATGCCGCCAACCAATATACGTTCGATACCTTATTTGAAGGCAACCGCACGGCGGAAGAAAAATTAGCCCACTACCGACAAATGACGGTGGAGGTGGTGATGCGTTATTTACAATGCGAATAA
- the mepS gene encoding bifunctional murein DD-endopeptidase/murein LD-carboxypeptidase, with protein MVKSQPFLRYMLRLVPAMAAAVLLSACSSTHTANPDSAQTEMRAVNDKDGLLLQASQDEFEAMVRNVDIKSKILDQYADWKGVRYRLGGESKRGIDCSAFVQRTFREQFGMDLPRSTYQQEDMGKRVQRSKLRPGDLVLFRSGSTGRHVGIYLGNDQFVHASTSNGVMISKLSNVYWNKRYHEARRVLTNNS; from the coding sequence ATGGTCAAATCTCAACCTTTTCTGAGATACATGTTGCGGTTGGTACCCGCAATGGCGGCAGCGGTCCTGCTCTCCGCATGTAGTTCGACTCACACGGCCAATCCGGATAGCGCGCAAACTGAGATGCGTGCAGTTAATGACAAAGACGGTCTTTTACTGCAAGCCTCTCAGGATGAATTCGAGGCCATGGTGCGTAATGTTGACATCAAGTCAAAAATTCTGGACCAGTATGCCGACTGGAAAGGCGTTCGCTACCGCCTGGGCGGCGAAAGCAAACGCGGCATCGACTGCTCCGCCTTTGTGCAACGCACCTTCCGCGAGCAGTTCGGCATGGATCTGCCGCGCTCAACCTATCAGCAGGAAGATATGGGCAAGAGAGTGCAGCGCAGCAAGCTGCGTCCGGGCGACCTGGTACTGTTCCGCTCCGGTTCCACCGGCCGCCATGTCGGCATCTATCTGGGCAACGATCAGTTCGTTCATGCGTCGACCAGCAATGGCGTGATGATTTCCAAACTGTCCAACGTTTACTGGAACAAGCGCTATCACGAAGCGCGGCGGGTGTTGACCAACAACAGCTGA
- a CDS encoding phosphatase PAP2 family protein, producing the protein MTRRNLPRILLLNILGIVLFLSWYLPANHGLWFNLDSAIFFFFNQHLASDPTFLHLVAITNNRAFDGISLIAMGLLYLHFYLKQDASGRRRLLVTGVVMLLTAVVLNQLGHLLPVKHPSPTLTFDNINRVSELTGIPTKDASSDSFPGDHGMMLIIFACFMLRYFSAWAFMVALAIAVVFSLPRVMIGAHWFTDIAVGSLSVVLVGASWWLMTPACDALIDGLNRLLPGKHRPGRS; encoded by the coding sequence ATGACGCGCCGCAATCTTCCCCGTATTCTGCTCCTTAATATCCTGGGCATCGTCTTATTTTTGTCCTGGTATTTGCCTGCCAACCACGGGCTGTGGTTTAACCTGGATTCGGCCATTTTCTTCTTCTTTAACCAGCATCTGGCCAGCGACCCAACGTTTTTGCATCTGGTCGCCATTACCAATAACCGCGCCTTTGACGGCATTTCACTGATCGCCATGGGGCTGCTGTACCTCCATTTTTATCTGAAACAGGACGCCAGCGGCCGCCGCCGTTTGCTGGTGACCGGCGTGGTGATGCTGTTGACTGCGGTGGTGCTGAACCAGTTAGGGCACCTGCTGCCGGTGAAACACCCCAGCCCGACCCTGACCTTTGATAATATCAATCGCGTCAGCGAACTGACCGGCATTCCGACCAAAGATGCCTCCAGCGACAGCTTCCCCGGCGATCACGGCATGATGCTGATTATTTTCGCCTGCTTTATGCTGCGTTACTTTAGCGCATGGGCCTTTATGGTCGCCCTGGCGATCGCCGTGGTGTTTTCGCTGCCGCGGGTGATGATCGGCGCGCACTGGTTTACCGATATTGCGGTCGGCTCGCTGTCCGTGGTGTTGGTCGGCGCCAGCTGGTGGCTGATGACGCCGGCCTGCGACGCCCTGATTGATGGGTTAAATCGCCTGTTGCCCGGCAAACACCGCCCGGGCCGGTCATAA
- a CDS encoding CobW family GTP-binding protein: MTKTNLITGFLGSGKTTTIRHLLANKPENERWAVLVNEFGEIGIDGALLADSGAVLKEIPGGCMCCVNGLPMQVGLNMLLQQAKPDRLLIEPTGLGHPKQILSLLTQETYGGWIDLRATVCLLDARQLRETRYRDNENFRDQLAAADLIMANKRDVWQDADRDALQSWQENAAAGRPVYQIERGQMDVALLDLPRTNHAELPDGQHHHAHAAKQGLAALRLPSNARWRRALNQGQGYTACGWIFDGDTEFDTIGMMEWIRLAPVDRAKGVVRIAEGTLVINRQGQDLSIETRPTPPLDSRIELIHSEDADWNALQSALFKIRLG; this comes from the coding sequence ATGACGAAAACCAACCTGATCACCGGCTTCCTCGGCAGCGGCAAAACCACCACTATCCGTCACCTGTTGGCGAACAAGCCGGAAAATGAACGCTGGGCGGTGTTGGTCAATGAGTTTGGCGAAATCGGGATTGATGGTGCGCTGCTGGCCGATTCCGGCGCCGTGCTGAAAGAGATCCCCGGTGGCTGTATGTGCTGTGTCAACGGACTGCCGATGCAGGTCGGGCTGAACATGTTGCTGCAGCAGGCCAAACCCGATCGGCTGCTGATTGAACCCACCGGGCTCGGCCACCCGAAGCAGATCCTGTCGCTGCTGACGCAGGAAACCTACGGCGGCTGGATCGATCTGCGCGCCACGGTTTGTCTGCTGGACGCCCGCCAGCTACGGGAAACGCGCTACCGTGATAATGAAAACTTCCGCGATCAGCTGGCAGCCGCCGACCTGATTATGGCGAACAAACGCGACGTCTGGCAGGATGCCGACCGCGACGCGCTGCAAAGCTGGCAGGAAAACGCCGCCGCCGGCCGGCCGGTATACCAGATTGAGCGCGGGCAGATGGACGTCGCGCTGCTCGACCTGCCGCGCACCAACCACGCGGAATTACCCGATGGACAACATCACCATGCGCACGCCGCGAAGCAGGGGCTGGCCGCATTGCGTCTGCCGTCCAACGCGCGCTGGCGCCGGGCGCTGAACCAGGGGCAAGGCTACACCGCCTGCGGCTGGATTTTTGACGGCGATACCGAGTTTGACACCATCGGCATGATGGAGTGGATCCGACTGGCGCCGGTTGACCGCGCCAAAGGCGTAGTGCGCATCGCTGAAGGCACGCTGGTCATCAACCGTCAGGGGCAGGATCTGAGTATTGAAACCCGCCCCACGCCGCCGTTGGATAGCCGCATTGAGTTGATTCACAGTGAAGATGCTGACTGGAATGCGCTGCAATCGGCTTTGTTTAAGATTCGTTTAGGCTGA
- a CDS encoding type 1 fimbrial protein, whose translation MNTHRFITVAGALCLWMMAGHAGALGGTVHFIGAVVEGPCELNITATGVRMECYRNGHNYQSQHTLPNVETTHKELPQHLGTTEIRWLDQQHQLAVMTVDYR comes from the coding sequence ATGAATACCCATAGGTTTATCACTGTCGCAGGTGCATTGTGTTTATGGATGATGGCCGGCCATGCCGGCGCGCTCGGCGGCACCGTCCATTTTATTGGCGCAGTGGTGGAAGGCCCTTGCGAGCTGAATATTACGGCAACGGGGGTGCGAATGGAATGTTATCGCAACGGACATAACTATCAAAGCCAGCATACTTTGCCGAACGTCGAGACGACGCATAAAGAATTGCCGCAGCATTTAGGCACGACGGAGATTCGCTGGCTGGACCAGCAACACCAGCTCGCCGTGATGACGGTGGACTATCGTTAA
- a CDS encoding mannitol dehydrogenase family protein yields the protein MNTIANQPLPADVQQPSYDRSALRSRIVHIGFGAFHRAHQALLTDRVLNRQGGDWGLCEISQFSGDKLFETLRRQDHRYTVLEKGAAGNQAIVIGAVHESVHRKLEGVEAVLEKLAEPQVAIVSMTITEKGYCIEPGSGRLDLQHQAIRDDLANPGQPNSVPGLLVEALRLRRQRGLSPFTVLSCDNIPENGRVVRHAVIDLAQARDADLAEWIAEQVTFPSTMVDRIVPAATPETLDEIATALGGVQDECAIACEPFIQWVVEDNFVAGRPEWEVAGAQLVDDVLPFEQMKLRMLNGSHSFLAYLGYLAGYQHINDCMTDAGYRQAARRLMLAEQAPTLSVSGIDLAAYADQLIERYSNPALQHRTWQIAMDGSQKLPQRMLDSVRWHLAHGGDYAGLALGVAGWMRYVSGVDDAGQPIDIRDPMLNALQQVVSSTPDDEQRVQQLLALNAIFGEALPKDPAFVAAVTQAYLSLRDCGARQTVQEWVSKGE from the coding sequence ATGAACACGATCGCCAACCAGCCGCTTCCCGCCGATGTCCAACAGCCGAGTTACGACCGCAGCGCCCTGCGCAGCCGCATCGTGCATATCGGCTTTGGCGCATTTCACCGCGCTCATCAGGCATTACTGACCGACCGAGTGCTTAACCGTCAGGGCGGCGACTGGGGGCTGTGTGAAATCAGCCAGTTCAGCGGCGACAAGCTGTTTGAAACGCTGCGCCGGCAGGATCACCGTTATACGGTGCTGGAAAAAGGCGCTGCCGGTAATCAGGCGATCGTCATCGGCGCGGTGCATGAAAGCGTCCACCGTAAACTGGAAGGCGTGGAGGCGGTGCTGGAAAAACTCGCCGAACCGCAGGTGGCGATCGTGTCCATGACCATCACCGAAAAAGGCTACTGCATCGAACCCGGCAGCGGACGACTGGATCTACAGCATCAGGCGATCCGCGACGATCTGGCCAACCCCGGCCAGCCGAACAGCGTGCCGGGACTGCTGGTTGAAGCCCTGCGCCTGCGCCGTCAGCGCGGCCTGTCGCCGTTTACCGTATTGTCCTGCGATAATATTCCGGAAAACGGCCGCGTCGTGCGCCATGCGGTGATCGATCTGGCGCAGGCGCGCGATGCCGACCTGGCGGAATGGATCGCGGAGCAGGTCACCTTCCCCAGCACCATGGTCGATCGCATCGTGCCGGCGGCCACGCCGGAAACGCTGGATGAAATTGCAACCGCGCTGGGCGGCGTCCAGGATGAGTGCGCCATCGCCTGCGAGCCGTTTATTCAGTGGGTGGTGGAAGACAATTTCGTCGCCGGCCGCCCCGAGTGGGAGGTCGCCGGCGCGCAGCTGGTGGATGACGTCCTGCCGTTCGAGCAGATGAAACTGCGTATGCTGAACGGCAGCCACTCCTTCCTTGCCTACCTCGGCTATCTTGCCGGTTACCAGCACATCAATGACTGCATGACGGACGCCGGCTACCGCCAGGCCGCTCGCCGGCTGATGCTGGCAGAACAGGCGCCGACGCTCAGCGTCAGCGGCATCGATCTCGCCGCCTATGCCGACCAGTTGATCGAACGTTACAGTAACCCGGCGCTGCAGCACCGTACCTGGCAAATCGCCATGGACGGCTCGCAAAAGCTGCCGCAGCGTATGCTGGATTCCGTGCGCTGGCACCTGGCGCACGGCGGCGATTATGCCGGTCTGGCGCTGGGCGTCGCGGGATGGATGCGCTACGTCAGCGGCGTTGACGACGCCGGGCAGCCGATAGATATTCGCGACCCGATGCTGAACGCCCTGCAACAGGTAGTCAGCAGCACGCCGGACGACGAGCAACGGGTGCAGCAACTGCTGGCGTTAAATGCCATTTTTGGCGAGGCGTTGCCGAAGGACCCGGCGTTTGTCGCAGCGGTGACGCAGGCCTATCTGTCGCTGCGCGATTGCGGCGCGCGCCAGACGGTACAGGAATGGGTCAGTAAAGGGGAATAA
- the uxuA gene encoding mannonate dehydratase, translating into MEQTWRWYGPNDPVSLDDVRQAGASGVVTALHHIANGEVWPVDEIKARQALLAEKGLVWSVVESIPVHEDIKTQRGDAARYIANYQQSLRNLAACGIDTVCYNFMPILDWTRTDLAYQLPDGSKALRFDQIAFAAFDLHILQRAGAEQDYSAEEQTQAQAYFAAMSEADIAKLTGNIIAGLPGAEEGYTLEQFRARLAEYDGIDKAQLRQNMAVFLQAIVPVAEEVGIRLAVHPDDPPRPILGLPRIVSTIEDMQWLKACVDSLHNGFTMCTGSYGVRADNDLVKMIEIFGDRIHFTHLRATCREENPKTFHEGAHLQGDVDMVAVIEAILSEEQRRLRAGDRRPIPMRPDHGHQMLDDLRKKTNPGYSAIGRLKGLAEIRGVELALKRRFFPELL; encoded by the coding sequence ATGGAACAAACGTGGCGTTGGTACGGGCCGAATGACCCGGTTTCTCTGGATGATGTGCGTCAGGCGGGCGCCAGCGGCGTGGTGACGGCGTTGCACCATATTGCCAACGGGGAGGTGTGGCCGGTCGACGAGATCAAGGCGCGCCAAGCGCTGTTAGCGGAGAAGGGGCTGGTCTGGTCGGTGGTGGAAAGTATCCCGGTGCATGAGGATATTAAAACCCAGCGCGGCGATGCTGCACGCTACATTGCCAACTACCAGCAGTCGCTGCGTAATCTGGCGGCCTGCGGTATCGATACCGTGTGCTACAACTTTATGCCGATCCTTGACTGGACGCGCACCGATCTGGCGTATCAATTGCCGGACGGCTCCAAGGCGCTGCGTTTCGATCAGATCGCTTTTGCCGCCTTCGATCTGCATATTCTGCAGCGCGCCGGCGCGGAGCAGGATTACAGCGCCGAGGAACAGACGCAGGCGCAGGCGTATTTCGCCGCGATGAGCGAGGCGGACATCGCCAAACTGACCGGTAATATTATCGCCGGTTTACCGGGGGCGGAGGAGGGCTACACGCTTGAGCAGTTCCGCGCGCGTCTGGCCGAGTATGACGGTATTGATAAGGCGCAGCTGCGGCAGAATATGGCCGTCTTTCTGCAGGCGATCGTGCCGGTGGCGGAAGAGGTGGGCATTCGTCTGGCGGTGCACCCGGACGATCCGCCGCGTCCGATCCTCGGCCTGCCGCGCATCGTCTCCACCATTGAGGATATGCAGTGGCTGAAAGCGTGCGTCGACAGCCTCCATAACGGCTTCACCATGTGCACCGGCTCTTACGGCGTGCGCGCCGATAACGATCTGGTCAAGATGATTGAAATCTTCGGCGATCGCATTCACTTCACCCACCTGCGCGCTACCTGCCGCGAAGAGAACCCGAAAACCTTCCACGAGGGCGCGCACCTGCAGGGGGATGTCGATATGGTGGCGGTGATTGAGGCGATCCTGAGCGAAGAGCAGCGCCGGCTGCGCGCCGGCGACCGCCGGCCGATTCCGATGCGTCCGGACCACGGCCATCAGATGCTGGATGATTTGCGTAAGAAAACCAATCCCGGCTATTCGGCCATTGGTCGTCTGAAAGGGCTGGCGGAAATTCGCGGCGTGGAGCTGGCGCTCAAACGGCGTTTTTTTCCTGAACTACTGTAG
- the yeiP gene encoding elongation factor P-like protein YeiP, protein MARANEIKRGMAINHNGKLLLVKDIDVQSPSARGASTLYKMRFSDVRTGLKVEERFKGDDILDTISLSRRKVTFSYIDGEEYVFMDEEDYTPYIFKKEQIEDELLFIPEGGLPGMQVLTLDGQVLALELPQTVDMEIVDTAPGIKGASASARNKPATMATGLVIHVPEYLSNGDKIRIHIAERRYMSRAD, encoded by the coding sequence ATGGCAAGAGCTAACGAAATTAAACGCGGCATGGCGATCAACCACAACGGTAAATTGCTGCTGGTGAAAGATATCGACGTACAGAGCCCGAGCGCCCGCGGCGCCAGCACGCTGTACAAAATGCGCTTCTCCGACGTGCGTACCGGACTGAAGGTGGAAGAACGCTTCAAAGGCGACGATATCCTCGACACCATCTCGCTGTCGCGCCGTAAAGTAACCTTCTCCTACATCGACGGTGAAGAGTACGTGTTTATGGACGAAGAAGATTACACGCCGTATATCTTCAAGAAAGAGCAGATCGAAGACGAACTGTTGTTTATTCCGGAAGGCGGCCTGCCGGGGATGCAGGTACTGACGCTGGACGGCCAGGTGCTGGCGCTGGAACTGCCGCAGACCGTGGATATGGAAATCGTCGACACCGCACCGGGCATCAAGGGCGCTTCCGCCAGCGCACGCAACAAACCGGCGACCATGGCCACCGGCCTGGTGATCCATGTGCCGGAGTACCTGAGCAACGGCGATAAGATCAGAATTCATATCGCCGAGCGGCGCTACATGAGCCGTGCCGACTAA